In Asterias rubens chromosome 2, eAstRub1.3, whole genome shotgun sequence, the sequence AATCGATATAATACTGGGGAAATGAGAGTGAATCTTGTGTGAAGGGCCATAGATCGGGCTTTAAAgtaatatgtaggcctacaaaccaCACGTTGTCTAATTACAATAACTATGGGGAAATGGAATCAACTTTATCCCAAATAAGGCAGGAGGctgttttagttttagtttctGGCGTTTGTttgtgtatgtgtttttttttgcaaaattataACTTGTATTACACGGTTGTGTGTTTTCCAGAAACTTGCGAGATATATCATGCGACAAAGCTGCTGGCTGGTGTTGCTGCGTCCACCCATGTTTGCACACTCACTGTCATTGAGTCTTCAGTTGTTTAAGTTTGTATCTGCGGCAGAAAGACACGAAGCGTACATTAGAGTCAGGAGCCCCTATTGAACCTCCCTGGTCTGGAACATTCAGCACTATGGAGGCCCAGAGGAGCCACGTAACCATCTTGTTGGCTGAATGTTTGATTCTGCTGGGATTATTAAGTAGTGTTGTATCAGCTGAATGGCAAGGAGATCTGTCATCTTATCACATTGCTTCATTCAGTAATCCTCATCCTCCTAGACCTCTCAATGATCCATCTGGTAACCACAATGCTAAATTCAATCATTTCACTCTATCTGGCCCTGATGGGGCTGTGTATGTTGGAGCTGTCAACTACTTATACTAATTGGATAGTTCATTGAATCTGCTACAGAATGTTAGTACATGTCAAGAACTTGGAGAGGATAGATGTTATATATTCACCAACTACTTATATAGATATTAGATAATCAGAATCGGTTGATTACATGTGGAAGTGAGAATGGAGGAAAGTGTCAGTTCAGGAATCCAGATGATTTGACTGATGTGTTGTTTCAACCAGGGCCTAATGTTGCTGGTTTTGGAGAGTTGTCTACTGTGAGTTTGATTGCACCAGGAACTGATGGACCAATGGGAGATGGTCCAGATGGAGGAGACTGGTTGTATGTAGCTGTGACTTATTCTGCTGAGGTTGGGTATAGAGCAATCCCACCAATATCAAGGCGAATTCTTAGTGAAGGATCTTTATTGGCAGCACTTGATGGTAACACATTTTCATCAGTTGTTCCCTTTTCTACACCGATACAAATATCGTATAGATCTGCTTTTTCGTTTGGCGGCTTCACATACTTCATCACTTCTCAAAAGGAGGATTTTGGTTCAAATTTCTTTGTTTCTAAAATGAACAGAGTATGCCAGACTAGTGAATATTTGGATTCTTACACAGAAATCACCCTACAATGCCAAGGATCAGATGGTAGTGTGTACAGTTTGGTACAAGCTGCTCATATTGGCCCAGCAGGTCAGGATCTTGCTGTATCATTAGGTTTGAATGCTGAGGACATGGTGTTGTATGCTGTGCTTGCTAAGAATGAAGGAGCTGATGGGACTAGTGATGTACCTATTGATCAGTCAGCATTGTGTGTGTATAAGATGAGTGATATTTTAGATGCATTCAAGGAAGCAGTCAGGGGATGTATTCAAGATGGAGATGACTACTCAGTGCAGTACTTGCAAGGATCCATCTGTCCAGCATTACCAGTGAGTATAACGATCCTGTAACTACCCCCTTACACTTCATGTTTTCAAATTGTGTGCACGTTTATGATAAGGGACATGATACCATCAGGGTAatgttttcaatttgaaatCATAACGTTGGATGCAATATATCTTAAAGTAATGCTTTAACATGTCTACATTTATCGTCAGTCCAGAAAGAGGCATTTAAGAATATTATGTTCAAGCAAAAATAATCAGTTCAAAATTAAGTATTGACATTATACATTTTGCCTGTAAAGCAACAACAAACTGTTCAATGTACTGTTCTTAAGTATCTTTAATAACCTTCTTTTGGAAGAAGATCATGCAAGCACACAAGAAGTATACCGCCCTCCCGTGTATGTACGTACCGGTTACAaacctatgttccgacacccctatgttccgacacgcctatgttccgacacccctatgttccgacacccctatgttctgacaactcggcctatattccgacacccctatgttccgacacccctatattccgacatccctatattccgacacccctatgttccgacaa encodes:
- the LOC117307323 gene encoding plexin-B-like; this encodes MEAQRSHVTILLAECLILLGLLSSVVSAEWQGDLSSYHIASFSNPHPPRPLNDPSGPNVAGFGELSTVSLIAPGTDGPMGDGPDGGDWLYVAVTYSAEVGYRAIPPISRRILSEGSLLAALDGNTFSSVVPFSTPIQISYRSAFSFGGFTYFITSQKEDFGSNFFVSKMNRVCQTSEYLDSYTEITLQCQGSDGSVYSLVQAAHIGPAGQDLAVSLGLNAEDMVLYAVLAKNEGADGTSDVPIDQSALCVYKMSDILDAFKEAVRGCIQDGDDYSVQYLQGSICPALPVSITIL